In Rhizobium sp. WSM4643, the following are encoded in one genomic region:
- a CDS encoding DNA-directed RNA polymerase subunit alpha → MIQKNWQELIKPNKVEFSSSSRTRATLVAEPLERGFGLTLGNALRRVLLSSLRGAAVTAVQIDGVLHEFSSIPGVREDVTDIVLNIKEIAIKMDGDDAKRMVVRKQGPGVVTAGDIQTVGDIEILNPEHVICTLDEGAEIRMEFTVNNGKGYVPAERNRAEDAPIGLIPVDSLYSPVKKVSYKVENTREGQVLDYDKLNMTIETDGSITGEDAVAFAARILQDQLGVFVNFDEPQKETEEEAVTELAFNPALLKKVDELELSVRSANCLKNDNIVYIGDLIQKTEAEMLRTPNFGRKSLNEIKEVLASMGLHLGMEVPAWPPENIEDLAKRYEDQY, encoded by the coding sequence ATGATTCAGAAGAACTGGCAGGAACTGATCAAGCCGAACAAGGTGGAGTTCTCCTCGAGCTCGCGCACCAGGGCGACGCTTGTTGCCGAACCGCTGGAGCGCGGCTTCGGCCTCACCCTCGGCAACGCGCTTCGTCGCGTTCTGCTCTCCTCGCTGCGCGGTGCTGCCGTCACGGCGGTGCAGATCGATGGCGTGCTGCATGAATTCTCCTCGATTCCGGGCGTCCGCGAAGACGTGACGGACATCGTGCTCAACATCAAGGAAATCGCCATCAAGATGGATGGCGACGACGCGAAGCGCATGGTCGTGCGTAAGCAGGGCCCGGGCGTTGTCACGGCTGGCGACATTCAGACGGTCGGCGATATCGAAATCCTCAACCCCGAGCATGTCATTTGCACGCTCGACGAGGGTGCCGAGATCCGCATGGAATTCACCGTCAACAACGGCAAGGGCTACGTTCCGGCCGAACGCAATCGTGCGGAAGATGCTCCGATCGGTCTCATCCCGGTCGACAGCCTCTATTCGCCGGTCAAGAAGGTGTCCTACAAGGTTGAAAATACCCGCGAAGGACAGGTTCTCGACTACGACAAGCTGAACATGACCATCGAAACCGATGGCTCGATCACCGGCGAAGACGCCGTCGCTTTTGCGGCGCGCATCCTCCAGGATCAGCTTGGCGTCTTCGTCAACTTCGACGAGCCGCAGAAGGAAACCGAAGAGGAAGCAGTCACCGAACTCGCTTTCAACCCGGCTCTCCTGAAGAAGGTGGACGAACTCGAACTGTCGGTCCGTTCGGCAAACTGCCTGAAGAACGACAACATCGTCTACATCGGCGACCTCATTCAGAAGACCGAAGCAGAAATGCTCCGCACGCCGAATTTTGGTCGCAAGTCGCTGAACGAAATCAAGGAAGTTCTCGCTTCCATGGGCCTGCACCTCGGCATGGAAGTGCCGGCATGGCCGCCCGAGAACATCGAAGATCTCGCCAAGCGTTACGAAGACCAGTACTGA
- a CDS encoding YkvA family protein: MRLISKAKSWAKSLKRDIVALWLAARDPRVPWYAKAVAGGVAAYALSPIDLIPDFIPILGYLDDLLIVPLGIMLAIQLVPVEVMNELRMESTRRIERPSSRVGLIFILAVWLICVIFLALALRKLA; this comes from the coding sequence ATGCGACTGATATCAAAAGCCAAAAGCTGGGCGAAGTCACTGAAGCGTGACATCGTGGCCCTGTGGCTTGCCGCGCGTGATCCGCGCGTGCCATGGTATGCCAAAGCGGTGGCTGGCGGCGTTGCCGCCTACGCGCTGTCGCCTATCGATCTCATCCCCGATTTCATCCCCATCCTCGGCTATCTCGACGATCTCCTGATCGTTCCGCTCGGCATCATGCTGGCGATCCAGCTCGTGCCAGTAGAGGTGATGAACGAGCTTCGTATGGAGTCGACAAGGCGCATCGAGCGTCCCTCCAGCCGGGTCGGACTGATCTTCATCCTTGCCGTCTGGCTGATCTGCGTCATCTTTCTGGCTCTGGCACTGCGCAAGCTCGCCTGA
- the ilvD gene encoding dihydroxy-acid dehydratase — protein sequence MPAYRSRTTTHGRNMAGARGLWRATGMKDSDFGKPIIAVVNSFTQFVPGHVHLKDLGQLVAREIEAAGGVAKEFNTIAVDDGIAMGHDGMLYSLPSRELIADSVEYMVNAHCADAMVCISNCDKITPGMLMASLRLNIPTVFVSGGPMEAGKVVLHGKTHALDLVDAMVAAADDKISDEDVQTIERSACPTCGSCSGMFTANSMNCLTEALGLSLPGNGSTLATHADRKRLFVEAGHLIVDLARRYYEQDDVKALPRTIASKQAFENAMALDIAMGGSTNTVLHILAAAHEGEIDFTMTDIDALSRRVPCLSKVAPAKSDVHMEDVHRAGGIMSILGELDKGGLLNRDCPTVHAETLGDAIERWDITRTNSETVRNFYRAAPGGIPTQVAFSQEARWDDLDTDRENGVIRSVEHPFSKDGGLAVLKGNLAIDGCIVKTAGVDESILKFSGPARVFESQDSSVKAILANEVKAGDVVVIRYEGPKGGPGMQEMLYPTSYLKSKGLGKACALITDGRFSGGTSGLSIGHASPEAANGGTIGLVREGDMIDIDIPNRTISLRVSETELAARRAEQDAKGWYPTEVRKRNVTTALKAYAAFATSADRGAVRDLNAR from the coding sequence ATGCCAGCTTACCGTTCCAGAACCACGACCCATGGCCGCAACATGGCAGGCGCCCGCGGCCTTTGGCGCGCCACGGGCATGAAGGATTCGGATTTCGGCAAGCCGATCATTGCCGTGGTGAATTCCTTCACCCAGTTCGTGCCCGGCCACGTGCACCTGAAGGACCTTGGCCAGCTCGTTGCCCGCGAAATCGAGGCGGCCGGCGGTGTCGCCAAGGAATTCAACACGATCGCCGTTGATGACGGCATCGCCATGGGCCATGACGGTATGCTTTATTCGCTGCCTTCGCGTGAGCTCATCGCCGACAGCGTCGAATACATGGTCAATGCCCATTGCGCCGACGCCATGGTCTGCATCTCCAACTGCGACAAGATCACCCCCGGTATGCTGATGGCGTCGCTGCGCCTCAATATCCCGACGGTGTTCGTTTCGGGCGGTCCGATGGAAGCCGGCAAGGTCGTGCTGCATGGCAAGACGCATGCGCTCGACCTCGTCGATGCCATGGTCGCCGCAGCCGATGACAAGATCAGCGACGAGGACGTCCAGACCATCGAACGCTCGGCCTGTCCGACCTGCGGCTCCTGCTCCGGCATGTTCACCGCCAATTCGATGAACTGCCTGACGGAAGCGCTCGGCCTGTCGCTGCCTGGCAACGGCTCGACGCTTGCCACCCACGCCGACCGCAAGCGCCTCTTCGTCGAGGCCGGCCATCTGATCGTCGATCTCGCCCGCCGTTACTACGAGCAGGACGACGTCAAGGCGCTGCCGCGCACTATCGCCTCCAAGCAGGCCTTCGAGAATGCCATGGCGCTCGACATCGCCATGGGCGGCTCGACCAATACGGTCCTGCACATCCTTGCTGCCGCGCACGAAGGCGAGATCGATTTCACCATGACCGATATCGATGCGCTATCGCGTCGGGTGCCGTGCCTGTCGAAGGTCGCTCCCGCCAAGAGTGATGTGCATATGGAAGACGTCCACCGCGCCGGCGGCATCATGTCGATCCTCGGCGAACTCGACAAAGGCGGTCTCTTGAACCGCGATTGCCCGACCGTCCATGCCGAGACGCTGGGCGATGCGATCGAGCGCTGGGATATCACCCGCACCAACAGCGAAACCGTCCGCAACTTCTATCGTGCCGCTCCTGGCGGCATCCCGACCCAGGTCGCCTTCAGCCAGGAAGCCCGTTGGGACGATCTCGACACCGACCGCGAAAACGGCGTCATCCGCTCGGTCGAGCATCCCTTCTCCAAGGATGGTGGCCTTGCCGTGCTCAAGGGCAACCTTGCGATTGACGGCTGCATCGTCAAGACGGCCGGCGTCGATGAATCGATCCTGAAATTCTCCGGCCCCGCCCGCGTCTTCGAAAGCCAGGATTCCTCGGTCAAGGCGATCCTTGCCAACGAAGTCAAGGCCGGCGACGTCGTCGTCATCCGCTACGAAGGCCCGAAGGGCGGCCCCGGCATGCAGGAAATGCTCTATCCGACGAGCTATCTGAAGTCGAAGGGCCTCGGCAAGGCCTGTGCGCTCATCACCGACGGCCGCTTCTCCGGCGGCACTTCCGGCCTCTCGATCGGCCACGCCTCGCCGGAAGCGGCAAATGGCGGCACGATCGGCCTGGTGCGCGAAGGCGACATGATCGACATCGACATCCCCAACCGCACGATCAGCCTGCGTGTCAGCGAGACCGAACTCGCCGCCCGCCGCGCCGAGCAGGATGCCAAGGGCTGGTATCCCACAGAAGTCCGCAAGCGCAACGTCACCACCGCCCTGAAGGCCTATGCGGCCTTCGCAACGAGCGCCGATCGCGGCGCCGTGCGCGATCTGAACGCGCGGTAG
- a CDS encoding DUF2809 domain-containing protein, giving the protein MRKIIQARSPQFLRLAALFLVIVLGLVLRRFGYAADLPFIVVKYGGSALWGAMVYLLVALFVAKSRPAAIAVTALFIAISVELFRLYHTPWLDAFRLTTAGALLLGRVFSLWNMLAYAIGIAAACAFDPARRTALRPR; this is encoded by the coding sequence TTGCGCAAAATCATTCAGGCTCGCTCACCGCAGTTCCTTCGTCTTGCCGCCCTGTTTCTTGTCATCGTTCTCGGGCTGGTGCTCCGCCGGTTTGGCTATGCAGCCGATCTGCCCTTCATTGTCGTCAAATATGGTGGATCGGCACTCTGGGGAGCGATGGTCTATCTGCTCGTGGCGCTCTTTGTCGCAAAGTCACGACCGGCAGCAATTGCTGTCACGGCGCTGTTCATAGCGATCTCAGTGGAATTGTTCCGGCTCTATCACACGCCCTGGCTCGACGCGTTTCGGCTGACCACGGCCGGTGCGCTGCTGCTTGGGCGCGTGTTTTCGCTTTGGAACATGCTGGCTTATGCAATCGGCATAGCTGCGGCCTGCGCCTTCGATCCGGCACGCCGGACCGCGTTGCGTCCTCGTTAG
- the msrP gene encoding protein-methionine-sulfoxide reductase catalytic subunit MsrP, which yields MPSYRPPKIASSEITPRQIYVRRREFLGAAALGAMALYGAGRASAAALSAVESKYKVDEKATPIKDVTTYNNFYEFGLDKGDPAALSGDFKPLPWTIKVDGMVNKPGTFDLEALMKEFPIEERTYRMRCVEAWSMVIPWDGFPLASLLDKVEPLGSAKYVAFETVVRPDEMPGQKGFFQSLDWPYVEGLRLDEARHPLTLLAVGLYGETLPNQNGAPIRLVVPWKYGFKGIKSIVRITLTDQQPKNTWQVTNAQEYGFYANVNPAVYHPRWSQASERRIGESGFFGASRHPTLPFNGYADEVASLYAGMDLKANF from the coding sequence ATGCCAAGCTATCGCCCACCCAAGATCGCGTCGTCGGAGATCACGCCGCGCCAGATCTATGTGCGCCGCCGTGAATTCCTGGGCGCGGCAGCGCTTGGCGCCATGGCGCTCTACGGCGCCGGCAGGGCGAGTGCCGCAGCCCTCTCCGCCGTTGAGAGCAAGTATAAGGTCGACGAGAAGGCGACGCCGATCAAGGACGTCACGACTTACAACAACTTCTATGAGTTCGGCCTCGACAAGGGCGATCCCGCAGCTCTTTCCGGCGATTTCAAGCCGCTGCCCTGGACGATCAAGGTCGACGGCATGGTCAACAAGCCAGGCACCTTCGACCTCGAGGCGCTGATGAAGGAATTCCCGATCGAGGAGCGCACCTACCGGATGCGCTGCGTCGAGGCCTGGTCGATGGTTATCCCCTGGGACGGCTTTCCGCTGGCGTCGCTGCTCGACAAGGTCGAGCCGCTCGGCAGCGCCAAATACGTCGCCTTCGAAACCGTGGTGCGGCCGGACGAGATGCCGGGGCAGAAGGGTTTCTTCCAGTCGCTCGACTGGCCCTATGTCGAGGGTCTGCGCCTGGATGAGGCGCGCCATCCGCTGACGCTGCTGGCCGTCGGGCTCTATGGCGAAACGCTGCCGAACCAGAACGGCGCGCCGATCCGCCTCGTCGTGCCGTGGAAATACGGCTTCAAGGGCATCAAGTCGATCGTTAGGATCACGCTCACGGACCAGCAGCCGAAGAATACCTGGCAGGTCACCAACGCGCAGGAGTATGGCTTCTACGCGAACGTCAACCCAGCGGTCTACCATCCGCGCTGGAGCCAGGCCAGCGAACGGCGCATCGGCGAGAGCGGCTTCTTCGGCGCGAGCCGCCACCCCACCCTGCCCTTCAACGGCTATGCCGACGAAGTGGCAAGCCTTTATGCCGGCATGGACCTGAAGGCGAATTTCTGA
- the rplQ gene encoding 50S ribosomal protein L17 yields MRHGKAGRKLNRTASHRKAMFANMAASLITHEQIVTTLPKAKEIRPIVEKLVTLGKRGDLHARRQAISQIRDAAVVSKLFDTIATRYATRNGGYLRIMKAGFRQGDNAAMAVIEFVDRDAYAKGAADKARVAAEEQAVAA; encoded by the coding sequence ATGCGCCATGGTAAAGCCGGCCGCAAGCTGAATAGAACTGCAAGCCACCGCAAGGCGATGTTCGCCAACATGGCGGCTTCGCTGATTACCCACGAGCAGATCGTCACGACCCTGCCGAAGGCCAAGGAAATCCGTCCGATCGTCGAGAAGCTCGTCACGCTCGGCAAGCGCGGCGACCTGCATGCTCGCCGTCAGGCGATCTCGCAGATCCGCGATGCTGCCGTCGTTTCGAAGCTGTTCGACACGATCGCAACGCGCTACGCCACCCGCAACGGCGGCTATCTGCGCATCATGAAGGCCGGCTTCCGCCAGGGCGACAATGCCGCCATGGCTGTGATCGAATTCGTTGACCGCGATGCCTATGCCAAGGGCGCAGCCGACAAGGCCCGCGTCGCTGCCGAAGAGCAGGCCGTCGCCGCTTAA
- the msrQ gene encoding protein-methionine-sulfoxide reductase heme-binding subunit MsrQ, whose translation MAELSLAIPKRWQPASVWLLYVVGLLPAAWTFYLGATDQLGADPVKTFERFLGLWTIRFLIATLAVSPARELFGWNYLRYRRALGLLTFYYALMHFTVYMVLDQAMDISAVINDVLKRPFIMFGMAGLAMLIPLAATSNNFSIRRLGKNWIWLHRLVYIIAACGALHFALSTKILDLEQYIYVGLIIALILYRSYRPIARNRQKGKGRTRNRAMAPVS comes from the coding sequence ATGGCGGAACTGTCGCTCGCCATCCCGAAGCGCTGGCAACCCGCCTCCGTCTGGCTGCTTTATGTCGTTGGACTCTTGCCTGCGGCCTGGACGTTCTATCTCGGCGCGACCGATCAGCTCGGCGCCGATCCGGTCAAGACCTTCGAGCGTTTCCTTGGGCTTTGGACGATCCGTTTCCTGATCGCAACACTTGCCGTTTCCCCTGCCCGTGAGCTCTTCGGCTGGAACTATCTGCGCTATCGCCGCGCGCTTGGCCTGCTGACCTTCTACTATGCGCTGATGCATTTCACCGTCTACATGGTCCTCGACCAGGCGATGGATATTTCCGCCGTCATCAACGACGTGCTGAAGCGCCCCTTCATCATGTTCGGCATGGCCGGGCTTGCGATGCTCATTCCGCTGGCGGCGACATCCAACAATTTCTCGATCCGCCGGCTCGGCAAGAACTGGATCTGGCTGCACCGCCTCGTCTACATCATCGCCGCCTGCGGGGCGCTGCACTTCGCGCTCTCGACCAAGATCCTCGACCTCGAGCAATATATCTATGTCGGGCTGATCATCGCGCTCATCCTCTATCGCTCCTACCGGCCGATCGCACGCAACAGGCAGAAGGGCAAAGGGCGGACGCGCAATCGGGCAATGGCGCCGGTTTCGTGA
- a CDS encoding DegQ family serine endoprotease, producing the protein MQGFFKRASVSLFALMLVLPAVAHAQTAKTVPESQMQMQLSFAPLVKQTAGAVVNVYAEKTVQRQSPFAGDPFFEQFFGQQMPNRSEKQSSLGSGVIVEANGTVVTNNHVIEGADDIKIALSDGREFPCKVVLRDDRVDLAVLKIDTKESFPTLPIGNSDAVEVGDLVLAIGNPFGVGQTVTSGIVSALARNQVVRNEFGFFIQTDASINPGNSGGALMNMKGELIGINTAIFSRGGGSNGIGFAIPANLVKVFLTSADAGVKSFERPYVGASFDAVTSEVAEALGLNKARGALIVKVSEGGPAAKAGLKAGEIVTAVDGISVEHPDALLYRLTTAGLGKSVNLTVIENGREEQLPLTLDRAPETSPRDQRTIGGHTPFTGAVVENLSPRVADELRMPSESAGVVVSEVKDDSPAARLGFEPKDIIVSINGTDVKSTSELSEIADSDPGLWRVEIERDGQRIRQFFR; encoded by the coding sequence ATGCAAGGCTTCTTTAAGCGCGCGTCCGTCTCGCTGTTCGCTCTGATGCTCGTACTGCCGGCTGTCGCCCATGCGCAGACGGCAAAGACAGTGCCCGAAAGCCAGATGCAGATGCAGCTTTCCTTCGCGCCGCTCGTCAAACAGACGGCAGGCGCCGTCGTCAATGTCTATGCGGAGAAGACCGTCCAGCGCCAGTCGCCCTTTGCCGGCGACCCCTTCTTCGAGCAGTTTTTCGGCCAGCAGATGCCGAACCGTTCGGAAAAGCAGTCTTCGCTCGGTTCCGGCGTCATCGTCGAGGCGAACGGCACTGTCGTGACCAACAATCACGTCATCGAGGGCGCCGATGACATCAAGATTGCGCTGTCGGATGGCCGCGAATTCCCCTGCAAGGTGGTGCTGCGCGACGACCGAGTCGATCTTGCCGTGCTGAAGATCGACACCAAGGAGAGCTTTCCGACATTGCCGATCGGCAATTCCGACGCGGTCGAGGTCGGCGATCTCGTGCTGGCGATCGGCAACCCCTTCGGCGTCGGCCAGACGGTGACCAGCGGCATCGTCTCAGCACTTGCCCGCAACCAGGTGGTCAGGAACGAATTCGGCTTCTTCATCCAGACCGATGCCTCGATCAATCCCGGCAATTCCGGCGGCGCCTTGATGAACATGAAGGGCGAACTGATCGGCATCAACACGGCGATCTTCTCGCGCGGCGGCGGCTCGAACGGTATCGGTTTCGCCATCCCTGCCAATCTGGTCAAGGTCTTCCTCACCTCTGCCGATGCCGGCGTCAAATCCTTCGAACGGCCCTATGTCGGCGCGAGCTTCGATGCCGTGACCTCGGAAGTGGCTGAGGCGCTGGGGCTAAACAAGGCCCGCGGCGCACTCATCGTCAAGGTCTCGGAAGGCGGGCCGGCGGCCAAGGCCGGGCTGAAGGCTGGCGAAATCGTCACCGCCGTCGACGGAATTTCCGTTGAGCATCCGGATGCGCTGCTCTACCGGCTGACGACGGCCGGTCTCGGCAAATCGGTCAACCTCACCGTCATCGAGAACGGCCGCGAGGAGCAATTGCCGCTGACGCTCGACCGCGCCCCCGAAACTTCGCCACGCGACCAGCGCACGATCGGCGGCCACACACCCTTCACGGGCGCTGTCGTCGAGAACCTGTCGCCGCGGGTCGCCGACGAGCTGCGCATGCCATCGGAATCGGCAGGCGTCGTCGTCTCCGAGGTGAAGGACGATTCGCCTGCTGCCCGTCTCGGTTTCGAACCGAAGGATATCATCGTTTCGATCAATGGCACGGATGTGAAGTCGACCAGCGAATTGTCCGAAATCGCCGATAGCGACCCCGGCCTCTGGCGGGTCGAGATAGAGCGCGACGGCCAGCGCATCCGGCAATTCTTCCGATGA
- a CDS encoding lysozyme inhibitor LprI family protein, producing MITTRTTIAALGFAILLIASDLAQAASFDCDAKELKPDEKAICDNRALNDADVKMVTTFELLSGLLAMGSRGTLQDEQTAWLKKRQECGADAVCIKAAYDERLKQLGETYKNINRPL from the coding sequence ATGATCACGACAAGAACGACGATAGCGGCCCTCGGCTTTGCGATCCTGCTCATCGCATCGGACCTGGCACAGGCAGCAAGCTTCGATTGCGACGCGAAAGAATTGAAGCCGGATGAGAAAGCGATCTGCGACAACCGTGCGCTCAACGACGCCGACGTGAAGATGGTGACGACCTTCGAGCTGCTCTCCGGCCTGCTGGCGATGGGTTCGCGCGGAACATTGCAGGACGAACAGACGGCCTGGCTGAAGAAACGGCAGGAATGCGGGGCGGATGCGGTCTGCATCAAGGCTGCCTATGACGAGCGGCTGAAGCAACTCGGCGAGACCTATAAAAACATCAACCGGCCGCTTTGA